The Pongo pygmaeus isolate AG05252 chromosome 11, NHGRI_mPonPyg2-v2.0_pri, whole genome shotgun sequence genome includes a region encoding these proteins:
- the LOC129032161 gene encoding proteasome subunit beta type-3-like, which yields MPIMSYNGGAIVAMKGKNCAAIAADRHFGIQAQMVTTDFQEIFPMGGWLYIGLAGLATDVQTVTQCLKFRLNLYALKEGQQIKPYTFTSMVASLLYEKHFGPCYTEPVIAGLDLKTFKLFSCSLDLIGCPMVTDDFVVSGSYAEQMYRMCKSLWEPNMDPEHLFETISQAMLNAVD from the coding sequence ATGCCTATTATGTCCTATAACGGAGGAGCCATCGTGGCCATGAAGGGGAAGAACTGTGCGGCCATCGCTGCAGACAGGCACTTTGGGATCCAGGCCCAGATGGTGACCACGGACTTCCAGGAGATCTTTCCCATGGGTGGTTGGTTGTACATCGGTCTGGCTGGGCTTGCCACTGATGTCCAGACAGTTACCCAGTGCCTCAAGTTCCGGCTGAACCTATATGCGTTGAAGGAAGGTCAGCAGATCAAACCTTATACCTTCACGAGCATGGTGGCCAGCCTCTTGTATGAGAAACATTTTGGCCCCTGCTACACTGAGCCAGTCATTGCTGGTTTGGACCTGAAGACCTTTAAGCTCTTCAGTTGCTCTCTAGACCTCATCGGCTGCCCCATGGTGACTGATGACTTTGTGGTCAGTGGCAGCTATGCCGAACAAATGTACAGAATGTGCAAGTCCCTCTGGGAACCCAACATGGATCCAGAACACCTGTTTGAAACTATCTCCCAAGCCATGCTGAATGCTGTGGACTAG